The sequence CCTCGTCGGCACCACCCGGCCGGAGACCCGTCCCGGGCACCGGCGGGTCCGTGCGGAGGGTCAGCCGGGCGGACGGAGCCAGGACAGGAAACGAGCTCGCCTACCCGAGTCGGCCTGTCCTGCCGGCGGTCACTTCGCCGGCAGGCACCGGGTGTAGGTGACGCCCTGCTTGACCCAGCTGCGAAGGTCGGCGTCCTTCGCGCATGCCGACGGCTCGACCGTGATCCAACCGCGCATGGTTCGACCGCGCATTTGCGCCGGTTGAGCGCCGTGTTCGGTCAGCAGCTGCTCAGACAGCGCTGGGTTGACCCGGACCATCAAGCCGCCTGCGCCGCGGATGACCACAGCCATGTTGCCGTTGAGCATCAGCGCCAGGCCACCGAACATCCGCTTCTCGCCGATCCCGGGCTCACGTCCGATCAGGGCCCGCACCCGGTTCGCGAGATCCTCGTCATATGCCATACCTACATCCTGGCACCATGCAGTGGACAACCTTTCGGATTGGCGCGTCGCGACAGCCCGCGAAGTCGGGGCCAGGTACGGCCGCCGGAACGCGCGTCAACCGAGGGAAGACCGGTACGCGACCATGACGGTGCACCGCAGCGGTACGACTGGCGCGTGATGGGGCAGCGCCGCTTCACGAGGTTTCCCCGCAGAAGATGGTGCACAGTCTGTCGAGAACGCCCTGGCGGTTTCGTCTCAGCAGTGGAGCCGGCCACCCGTGGTCGTACAGAAAGGGGCCAGCATGGCGATCCAGCGGATGGACAACGTCCTCATCGTTGTCGACGACCTCGACGCGGTAATTGCATTCTTCGTCGAACTTGGCATGGAGCTGGAGGGCAAAGGGCCGATCGAGGGACGTTGGGTGGAGCGTGTCATCGGGATCGACGACGTCCGGCAGGACGTCGCTATGCTGCGCACCCCGGACGGCCACGGTCGCATCGAGCTGGCGAGGTTCCACACGCCGAAGGCGATCAGCGCCGAGCCGAAGGATGCACCAGCGAATACGCTGGGCATTCGTCGCATCATGTTCGCCGTCGACGACATCGAGTACGTCGTCGCCCGCCTGCGTACCCACGGCGCCGAGCTCGTCGGCGAGCTGGCGCAGTACGAGGACGCCTATCGTCTGTGCTACGTCCGCGGCCCGGAGGACATCATCGTCGGACTGGCCGAACAGCTCAGCTGAGGTCTGCCGAAGGGACCGTGCAGCGAACCGCGCCCGACCGCCGATGGGCCAAGGCCACCACGGGCGTGGCTGATCATTGAGCGGTGATGAACCCTGCCGCGTTGCCGGCCGACCCCGGTGCGTTCTCGTTGGCCGTTCCGCCGCTGTTTGCCGCGCTGGCTCCGGCGCGCAGCATCCTCATCGCCGGAGCGGGCGGGGGGTTCGACGTGTACGCCGGCCTGCCCTTGGCGTTCGCCCTGTCTCGCGGCGGCGCACAGGTGCACCTGGCCAGCCTGTCCTTCTCTGAACTCGAACTGATCGACCGGGACGCGTGGGTAGCGGAGCACGTCGCGGCGGTGCAGCCGGACACTGGTAGCCCGGACTGGTACTTCCCCGAACGGACGCTCGCCCGGTGGCTGGCGGCTCAGGAGCTGCCGTCGACCGTGTACGCCTTTCCGCCGCTGGGTGTCCAGCCGTTACGGGCGGCGTACCGGTACCTGGTCGAGCAACTCCACATCGATGCGGTGGTGCTGGTCGATGGCGGCACCGATGTCCTGCTGCGCGGCGACGAAAGCGATCTCGGTACCCCGGTGGAGGACATCACCAGCCTGGCCGCCGTGGCCGCGCTGGACGTGCCGGTCAAGCTGGTGACCAGTCTCGGCTTCGGCATCGACGCCTACGACGGCGTCAACCACGTCCAGGTGCTGGAGAACCTCGCCGCACTCGACCGCGACGGCGGCTACCTCGGTGCCCTGTCCATCCCCGGTTCCAGTCGGGAGGCGGCGCTGTACCGCGATGCCGTCGCCGACGCCCGGGCCGCCACCCCGGACCGGCCGAGCATCGTCCAAGGACAGATCGCCGCCGCCACCAGCGGCGCGTTCGGAGACGTCCGGTTCACCCGGCGCACCGGCGGCGGCGACCTGTTCGTCAACCCGCTGATGGCGATCTACTTCACCGTCGACCTCGACAAACTCGCCGCCCGATGCCTGTACCTCGACCGCATCGAAAACACCATCGGCAGGCGACAGGTCATCACGCGCATCCAAGCGTTCCGCGACGAACTGCTCAACGCACGCATCCCCCGCGCATTTCCGCACTGAACGCCCGCAGGGCGGCAGCTCCGGATGCCGAGCAGGTCAGTGCCGCTTGGAAACTATGTGCTTGGGAGGCAGACGGGCCATCTCGGTGAGTGGTCAGTCAAGGCAGGATCTCGACGTACCCGTCGCTTCCGTGCACGCGGATCCGCTGCCCATCGGGAATCAGCCGGGTGGCATCCACCACACCGACGACAGCCGGCAGGCCGTACTCCCGCGCGATCACTGCGCCGTGTGTCATCAATCCTCCGACCTCCGTCACCAGGCCTGTGATGGCGACGAAGAGGGGCGTCCAGCTCGGGTCCGTGTGGGGCGTGACGAGGATGTCACCCGGTTCGAGATCAGCCTGGGCCATGTCCAGGATGACGCGGGCGCGCCCTTCGATGGTCCCGGCGGAGACGGGTAGGCCGATCAGGGCGCCGGTCGGCACGTCGTCGCGTCGGTACGCCCCGGCGATGGCCTCGCCATCCGATGTCAGCACCCGGGGCGGCGTGAGCGCGTGGTACGACCGGAACGCGTCCTCGCGCTGCTGGATGAGCTGGTCATCCACCTGGCTCGAGCGCGCGACGTCGTGGAGCTCCTGGAACGTGAGGTAGAAGATGTCCTCCTTCTCAGCGAGCACGTTGGCCTGCACGAGGCGCTCGGCCTCTCCCAGCAGGGCCTGCTTGTAGACGAAGTAGCGGCTGACGATGCCGTACTTCGGGTACTCCCGGTAGCCGATGAAGGTCCGGACCCGGTCGATCATGCGCTTCGTCTCGTCGGCCTTCTGCTCCCCGTCCGGCAGTGCCCGCAGGCGTTCGAGCACCACCTGCGCCTTCTTCTGCGCCTCCTGCCGTCCTTGCTCGAAGCGCCGCTCGGCGGCGCCCGGCTCGAAGTTCCTGACGTTGTCGAGGATCACGGGCACGAGCGTGGTGGGGCGTTCGCGCCAACGCGGTCTCGTGATGTCGATCTCGCCGACGCAGCGCATGCCGTACCGGTCGAGGTAGGCCTCGATGGCGTCGCGCGCTTCGGTCCCGCCCGCGAGCTTCGGCAGCTCGTCCAGGAAGCCGTCGTCCTCCACGCCCTGCAGGAACGCCACCACCTCCGGGTGCGGGCGGATCACGTCCGCGACGTCGAGCAGCGCCAGTCCCATCTCCGACGTGACGTTGCCGGGGGCGGACAGCGTGAGGGTGTCGGCCGCGTTCTTCTCGCCCAGCCATTCCCGCAGCTGGTCGTTGAGCCACCAGGTGGCCTCCATCCCCGCCATGATCGCCTGCATGCTCAATGGATCACCGAGGACTCGCTTGTGCTCCTGGAAGGCCTCCAGCAGGAAGTCGAACAGCGCCGGTCCGGTCTTCGTCCGGATCTCGCGCCGCAGGGCCGCGATGGAGGCCTGGCTGCGTTGGATCAGCTCGGTGACGATGGCCGGATCGGTCTCGATCGGGGCGGACGCACCGCTGGCCGGCGGTCCGCCGGGACCAGCCTCCGGGAGCGTCGGGACGAAGTCGCCGCAGTCGAGGACGGTCTCCAGCGCGTCCCTGATCAGCGGATCGCCCCTCCCCACCATCTCCAGGAGGCCGGCTCGGCTCGCGGGCGAGGCCAGGCGCCGGGTGACGTCGACGAACAGCCTCCCGCCGGCCTCGTGCATCGGCGCCATGGCCGTCAGCTGCCACACGGAGACGCCCAGTGGCTTCATGGGGTCGGTCATCATCTGCTGATGACCGACGGAGACGTAGACGTGGTTCTCCCGGTCGCGGGCCGCGGGGATGGGGAACAGCGTGGTGATTGGCCGGCTCTGCACGATCTGGAAGTCATCGTCGGCCAGGCACCATTCGATGTCCTGCGGGCGGCCGAAATGCGCTTCGATCCGCCGCCCGAGCTGCACGAGCCGCACGACCTGCGCACCCGTCAGCGCCGGCTGCTCCTGCCGCTGCGGGTCGATCGCCACTTCCTGCGTCCCGCCAGCCGGCAGGGCGTGGACGGCACGCTGTTTGGCGGCGACCGCCTCGGCGACGACCTCGCCGTCGCGCACCTTGAAGACGTCCGGGTTCACCAGGCCGGCGACCAGGGCCTCGCCGAGGCCGAAGCTGGCGTCCACGGTGGCGACCTTCCGGTTGCCCGTGACGGGGTCGGCCGTGAACAGGATGCCGGCCGCATCCGAGAAGACCATCTGCTGCACGACCACGGCCATGTGGACCGTACGGTGGTCGATGCCGTTCCGCAGGCGGTAGGTCACGGCCCGCTCGGTGAATAGCGACGCCCAGCACCGGCTGACGTGCTGGAGGATCGCCGCCCGGCCCACGACGTTCAGGTACGTGTCCTGCTGGCCCGCGAAGGAGGCCGTCGGCATGTCCTCTGCCGTGGCGCTGGATCGCACGGCGTAGGCGGCTTGCTCGCCGAGCTGGGCGAGCGCGCGGGTGATCGCCGCCGCCAGATCGCCCGGGATGGCGATCCCTTCGATGGTCCGGCGGATCCCCGCGCTGAGCGTGCGGATCGCCCCCCGGTCATCCGGGTTCAGGCGCGTCAGCTGATCGAGCCGATCGTCGATCGACGGCGCTTCCGCCATGATCCGCCGGAAGGCGGCCGTCGTCACGCAGAACCCAGCCGGTACGCGGATGCCTTCGATCCGCGACAGCCCGCCCAGGTGCGCGGCCTTGCCGCCAACGATCGCGACCTGCGTCTCGTCAACCTCTTGAAGATCCAACACGTACTGCTCGATCATTGCGATACCTCCGAGGCAGCCGTGCTCCCTTGAACTGCACCGGCCGATCGAGTCACCGGCGCCTCGAGCTGTGTCGAACCTCTTGTCAAGCACGTCCTCATGTCTGGTTGGCTTCCCTCTGACGAGTCGGCCAGCCGCTGCCGCTGGTCGGGCGGCGCGCACCCCCGCACCTCCGCGTCAAGCGTCCGCAACTGCACCGCCGATCTCATCAGCGGTTCGAGGTCGCCGCGTCCCCCGTACGTCGACAACACACCCACGTCGTGCCCCCCATGCGCTCGTCGGTGCTGGTCCGGCCGCCGATTCTGCGGCAAGACCCGGGTCTTGCCGCAAGCCCCCCTGCGCGCTATACGTTAGAAGTGGCAAGGAGTGATCTTCTTGCCTTTGCTTTTGTCGTCCGCCGCGGGCTGAGATCCTTCGACCGCCTGAGCGTGCCGGGTACCTCCGGCGGGTGCCGGGCCCCCACGACCGCCGCAGCGACCTGGCACTCTCAGAGGCGGTGGCCACGGCCGCCTCGCCCGGGTGGGATTGGCCAGCGCGATCGTCGGTCCGCCCATCACGCCGCGCGCGTACCTGCTGCGCTGAAGGCGCTAGCAGCCCCTTCCACAGCAACGGACGCTCAGCGTCTCGGCGCCGCATTGCGGCAGCGCGCCCGCGACAGGGTGACGGAACCTCTGCCGTGGCCGCGCGCGTCAGATGTGCGTTCTAGCCTGCTCGATGTGCCGCACGATGGCGTGAGCACCATGCGCGCGTGCGACGGCATGCGCCTCGTCGAGTGTTGCGATCGCGTCCGCACGGCGGTCCTGGGCGGCGGCGATGTAGGCCAGCCCGATCATGTTGGAGGCCACGCCCGGCAGAGCCCCGACCTCCCGGCGCAGCCGGGACGACTCCTCCAGCCGCTCGCGCGCCTCGTCCAGCCGGCCAGCCGCGTGCGCCGCGATGCCTAAGTGCCGCAGCGCCTCGGACCGGGTCGGCTTGTCGCCGGTCTGCGCTGCCAGTCGGCAGGACTGCTCGAGGTACGGAACCGCGGTCTCGTCGTCACGCCGGATGAACTGGTGGAGGCAACCGATCCAGAACAATGCCTCGGCCTCGCCGCCCGTGTCCCCCAGTA comes from Micromonospora purpureochromogenes and encodes:
- a CDS encoding DUF1152 domain-containing protein; amino-acid sequence: MPADPGAFSLAVPPLFAALAPARSILIAGAGGGFDVYAGLPLAFALSRGGAQVHLASLSFSELELIDRDAWVAEHVAAVQPDTGSPDWYFPERTLARWLAAQELPSTVYAFPPLGVQPLRAAYRYLVEQLHIDAVVLVDGGTDVLLRGDESDLGTPVEDITSLAAVAALDVPVKLVTSLGFGIDAYDGVNHVQVLENLAALDRDGGYLGALSIPGSSREAALYRDAVADARAATPDRPSIVQGQIAAATSGAFGDVRFTRRTGGGDLFVNPLMAIYFTVDLDKLAARCLYLDRIENTIGRRQVITRIQAFRDELLNARIPRAFPH
- a CDS encoding tetratricopeptide repeat protein, which encodes MSTDDRIERAREAYERAVFGGDTSGLVDAEQGLDAVEADAALARGLILHARFQSAPADAGSLPAEDPAELPLFERALTLYRVLGDTGGEAEALFWIGCLHQFIRRDDETAVPYLEQSCRLAAQTGDKPTRSEALRHLGIAAHAAGRLDEARERLEESSRLRREVGALPGVASNMIGLAYIAAAQDRRADAIATLDEAHAVARAHGAHAIVRHIEQARTHI
- a CDS encoding TfoX/Sxy family protein, which translates into the protein MAYDEDLANRVRALIGREPGIGEKRMFGGLALMLNGNMAVVIRGAGGLMVRVNPALSEQLLTEHGAQPAQMRGRTMRGWITVEPSACAKDADLRSWVKQGVTYTRCLPAK
- the rph gene encoding rifamycin-inactivating phosphotransferase yields the protein MIEQYVLDLQEVDETQVAIVGGKAAHLGGLSRIEGIRVPAGFCVTTAAFRRIMAEAPSIDDRLDQLTRLNPDDRGAIRTLSAGIRRTIEGIAIPGDLAAAITRALAQLGEQAAYAVRSSATAEDMPTASFAGQQDTYLNVVGRAAILQHVSRCWASLFTERAVTYRLRNGIDHRTVHMAVVVQQMVFSDAAGILFTADPVTGNRKVATVDASFGLGEALVAGLVNPDVFKVRDGEVVAEAVAAKQRAVHALPAGGTQEVAIDPQRQEQPALTGAQVVRLVQLGRRIEAHFGRPQDIEWCLADDDFQIVQSRPITTLFPIPAARDRENHVYVSVGHQQMMTDPMKPLGVSVWQLTAMAPMHEAGGRLFVDVTRRLASPASRAGLLEMVGRGDPLIRDALETVLDCGDFVPTLPEAGPGGPPASGASAPIETDPAIVTELIQRSQASIAALRREIRTKTGPALFDFLLEAFQEHKRVLGDPLSMQAIMAGMEATWWLNDQLREWLGEKNAADTLTLSAPGNVTSEMGLALLDVADVIRPHPEVVAFLQGVEDDGFLDELPKLAGGTEARDAIEAYLDRYGMRCVGEIDITRPRWRERPTTLVPVILDNVRNFEPGAAERRFEQGRQEAQKKAQVVLERLRALPDGEQKADETKRMIDRVRTFIGYREYPKYGIVSRYFVYKQALLGEAERLVQANVLAEKEDIFYLTFQELHDVARSSQVDDQLIQQREDAFRSYHALTPPRVLTSDGEAIAGAYRRDDVPTGALIGLPVSAGTIEGRARVILDMAQADLEPGDILVTPHTDPSWTPLFVAITGLVTEVGGLMTHGAVIAREYGLPAVVGVVDATRLIPDGQRIRVHGSDGYVEILP
- a CDS encoding VOC family protein, producing the protein MAIQRMDNVLIVVDDLDAVIAFFVELGMELEGKGPIEGRWVERVIGIDDVRQDVAMLRTPDGHGRIELARFHTPKAISAEPKDAPANTLGIRRIMFAVDDIEYVVARLRTHGAELVGELAQYEDAYRLCYVRGPEDIIVGLAEQLS